From the Gramella sp. Hel_I_59 genome, one window contains:
- a CDS encoding RagB/SusD family nutrient uptake outer membrane protein produces the protein MMKNRKYFTLIPACALLVFSACTDLEIEETDSIIVNQTGEFTGVGDVDATLSGIYDAVRGQLENQANLYALNEVSTDEFLVPTRGTDWGDNGVWRTLHQHSWSPIHQHVRDTWNEQNSIIFRTTEIIDDRSNATPQQEAEARFLRAFATFWVMDLYGQVPFRGPDEGIEVDPIVMSRAEAFDFIMEDLNTAASNIATASPETEATNRATKAAVHFMLAKMYLNKHVYTGTGSPDAGDMQQVISNVDAISAMGFGLEEGYFGIFSPKLDSETIWYTTSGVGNIMWHTLHYNQNTPANGGGGWNGFTTLAEFYDLFEGDPNSNFMGDGQEERRGYVPTEGSPVGVDFDGDGVADEIDEDGDGMLDGSQIGFGMLVGQQYGIDGSKLQAEAGKDLSFTKELPGLLGNGQSTGVRVIKYHPTNGSFAGHKIVFRYADAHLMKAEAALNGGGGDATELVNELRTIRKASPLSSVTSEDLIDERGRELYSEMWRRNDLIRFGKFTEAWGYKDASEDYRTLYPIPASAIISNPNLTQNEGY, from the coding sequence ATGATGAAAAATAGAAAGTATTTTACTTTAATTCCAGCCTGTGCACTGCTTGTCTTTAGTGCATGTACAGACCTGGAAATTGAGGAAACAGATTCGATCATCGTGAACCAGACCGGAGAGTTTACCGGAGTTGGTGACGTAGATGCGACCTTAAGCGGTATCTATGATGCTGTACGGGGACAATTAGAAAACCAGGCTAACCTGTATGCTCTTAACGAGGTAAGTACAGATGAATTTCTGGTACCAACCAGAGGAACAGACTGGGGAGATAATGGTGTATGGAGAACATTACATCAACACAGCTGGTCTCCAATTCACCAGCATGTAAGAGATACCTGGAATGAGCAGAACTCTATCATTTTCAGAACTACTGAAATTATTGACGATAGGAGTAATGCCACTCCACAACAGGAAGCAGAAGCTAGGTTTTTAAGAGCTTTCGCTACATTCTGGGTAATGGATCTTTATGGCCAGGTACCATTTAGAGGACCAGATGAAGGAATCGAAGTAGATCCTATAGTAATGTCCAGAGCTGAAGCTTTTGACTTTATTATGGAAGATCTTAATACCGCGGCATCAAATATTGCTACGGCCTCTCCTGAGACTGAAGCTACGAATCGTGCTACTAAAGCAGCTGTTCACTTCATGCTTGCTAAAATGTACCTTAACAAGCACGTTTATACAGGAACAGGTTCTCCAGACGCTGGTGACATGCAACAGGTAATTAGCAATGTTGATGCGATTAGCGCTATGGGATTTGGTCTTGAGGAAGGATACTTTGGTATTTTCTCTCCAAAACTTGATAGCGAAACTATCTGGTATACAACATCCGGAGTAGGAAATATTATGTGGCACACTTTACATTACAACCAGAATACACCTGCCAATGGTGGTGGTGGTTGGAATGGTTTTACCACATTAGCTGAATTTTATGACCTTTTCGAAGGTGATCCAAATTCAAATTTTATGGGCGATGGTCAGGAAGAACGTAGAGGATATGTTCCAACTGAAGGTTCTCCTGTGGGAGTTGACTTTGATGGCGATGGTGTAGCAGATGAAATCGATGAAGATGGTGATGGTATGCTTGACGGATCTCAAATTGGATTTGGGATGCTAGTTGGTCAGCAGTATGGTATCGACGGTTCTAAATTACAGGCTGAAGCCGGTAAAGATCTTAGCTTTACTAAGGAACTTCCTGGACTTTTAGGTAACGGTCAGTCAACTGGAGTTCGTGTGATCAAGTATCACCCAACTAACGGTTCGTTTGCTGGACACAAGATCGTCTTTAGATATGCAGATGCACATCTTATGAAAGCTGAAGCTGCACTTAACGGTGGTGGTGGAGATGCTACAGAACTGGTAAATGAACTTAGAACGATTCGTAAGGCTTCGCCGCTTAGTTCAGTTACTTCTGAAGATCTTATCGATGAACGAGGTAGAGAACTTTATTCAGAAATGTGGAGAAGAAATGACCTGATCCGTTTTGGTAAATTTACTGAAGCATGGGGTTATAAAGATGCTTCTGAAGATTACAGAACATTATATCCAATCCCGGCATCGGCGATTATTTCCAACCCGAATCTAACTCAGAACGAGGGTTACTAA